The Insulibacter thermoxylanivorax region TCTTCTGACTCGATCGTCGATACGAGTGAGGATGCATTGTCTAACCGCAGATCAGTGCCATAGGATTGGAGAGCGATCCAGAATCCCACTGCCGGCGCCGCAAGCAGCAGAAAGAAAAGCTGCAGTCTAATAAACCCGCGCTGCATCTTCTAACTTCCTTATCGCTGCTCTTAGTTCTTCCAACTGCTTGTCCAATGCATGAATCTGTGCTTGCAGCGCAAGTCTTGTATCATCATTGCCGGTGATGGATTCGCTGGTCATCTGCAATTCTTCTCGTATCGATTCGATTTTCTCGGAGACATCGGTCATGATCGCCGTTAATTCATCCAGTTCGGCATGCAGATCATCGATTCTGGCATTGCTTTCTGAACGGATTTCTTCGATGTGCATAAGCAGCTTGGCTTCAATCTCCGCCTGCTGCGCTTGCATCTTATTAGCGGCCAGTTCATATCCGCCATAGGCCAATCCGCACCACACCGCGCATGTGAGCAGGGAGTAGAGGACGGTGCGCCGTTTGCTGCCAGCTTTGCGCCCTCTCATCTTCGTGACCCTGGATGAAGGTTGGTCTGTCCGAGGTGAATGAAGGAAGTTGTTCATTTGGCATCTTCTTTCTAGTTGTTCTAGTTGTCATTTTTGATATTCCGAGTCTATTAGTCGATTTAATAGATCTTCTACTTACAATATCTTAGACGACCGGCGGTTGCAAAAGTTGCACGCATGGCGGTGCACAAAACATGTAAACACGGCGATTTCCTTAAAATAATCAAATCCGAATTTTGTCCTAAAAGTCGTATATAAGAATGGCAGAAAGAGTTTATATAAGCATTTTTATCGTAAAAGTCGTACAAAAAGCGGCAACTGGGAACCCTGAGGGTGGTTTTTGTCCGAAAAATAGGACAAAATCCGTAAAACCTGAGTTGATCCAAGTTGTTTATCCTAAAAATCGTACAAAACCGCCCATGCATCACGTCTGCTCCTGGGCCTCCAAGGTTTCGCTGCAAAAATACTTGTTGTCCAAATAGACATCAAATCTCCATAATCCTCAATCCTGTTCCAGGGTTCATAATCAGCCTCTGCCCGGGCGTCAGCTCCATCCGTACCGCAGGCCGCAGCTGATCCTCCCCACACCGCCGGAATATGCTACATTAATAATGGACATCAAGCGGAAAGGATGAAGCACCATCAAACAGCAGCAATTTACAGAAGGGAAAATCCTGCAGCCGCTGATCGCGTTCTCGGTACCGATGATGCTCGCGAACTTATTGCAAGTGTCTTATCAGTTCGTAGACAGCCTGTGGGTGAGCAACCTCCTAGGCGCGAATGCCCTTGGCGCAGTTTCTGTTTCGGGTACGGTGATTTTTACTGTTCTTTCTTTTATCTTGGGTTTCAACAACGCGGCGCTCACCATTCTCTCACAGCAGAAGGGAAAGCAGGACGAAAGCGGATTGAAGCGGTATTTGAATGCCTTCGTCGTCCTTATGTCCCTGCTTGCTCTCGCCCTCGGCGCCGTTGGCTTTGCTGCTTCAGAAGCGATTCTGGCCTGGATGGGTACGCCGCAAGCCCTTATGCCGGAGGCAGCGGTGTATTTGCAGATCAATTTCGCAGGCGTGTTGTTCGTATTCGGCTATAACTTCATCAGCACGGTGCTGCGCGCCCTCGGGGACAGCCGCACACCGCTTCGTTTCGTCTTCGCAGCGGTGGTGCTGAATGCGGTGCTGGACCCGCTGTTTATATCCGGCTTTCATCTCGGCATCCAAGGCGCTGCCTATGCAACGGTTCTCTCTCAGAGCTTGGCCTTCATCTACGGGTTGATCGTGATCCTGCGGGGGCGCTTGGCGCCCTTTACCGTGCCGCATCTGCCCAAGCTTTCCGAGATCAAATTGATCTTTCGCCTCGGCATTCCAGCGGGCCTGCAGATGATGGTCATCTCCGCGGGATCGATGGCGATCATGAGCGTTGTCAACAGCTTCGGCGAGGGCGTGGTGGCAGGATACGGTGCGGCCCAGCGGCTCGACAGCATCTTGATGATCCCCGCACAAGCCTTGGGCATGGCCGTGAACAGCATGGCCGGTCAGAATATCGGAGCCAAGCTGTGGCAGCGTGTGCATCAGATCGCCAAGTACGGCTTAATGCTGAATCTCGGCATCATGCTGTCGACAGCCGTGCTGCTCGTCTCCTTCGCAGACATAGGCATTCGCCTGTTCGTGGCAGAGGAGACGGCCCTGCGATTCGGCTCAGATTATTTGCGGATTCTTGCTTTTTTGTATCCTTTTCTGGGC contains the following coding sequences:
- a CDS encoding MATE family efflux transporter, with translation MKQQQFTEGKILQPLIAFSVPMMLANLLQVSYQFVDSLWVSNLLGANALGAVSVSGTVIFTVLSFILGFNNAALTILSQQKGKQDESGLKRYLNAFVVLMSLLALALGAVGFAASEAILAWMGTPQALMPEAAVYLQINFAGVLFVFGYNFISTVLRALGDSRTPLRFVFAAVVLNAVLDPLFISGFHLGIQGAAYATVLSQSLAFIYGLIVILRGRLAPFTVPHLPKLSEIKLIFRLGIPAGLQMMVISAGSMAIMSVVNSFGEGVVAGYGAAQRLDSILMIPAQALGMAVNSMAGQNIGAKLWQRVHQIAKYGLMLNLGIMLSTAVLLVSFADIGIRLFVAEETALRFGSDYLRILAFLYPFLGINFVLNGIVRASGAMFQVLVLNIISFWVLRYPLTYLLANLLGERGIGYGIGISFVISSMVAFGYYRFGKWKERELFAEEKTP